One window from the genome of Oligoflexus sp. encodes:
- a CDS encoding transporter substrate-binding domain-containing protein, which translates to MRRYLLKAFVCLSVLLVGSASLQAGPAVDRIKKRGTLQIGVEPGFLPFEMRTPKDEWVGFDVEMVQAFAKTLGVKAEFISTKWDGIIPGLMASKYDLIASGMTITPDRSRMVLFSKPYYNAGLKILINKKLEGQVKNLAELDNEKYTVLVKLGTTGDIFATKNLKKAKIRRMDAEADAAQSVALGRGDAFIYDKPFMEIYESGQKGKVVLLPDLLSSENFGLAARKSDQDLIDAFNSFLDGWKSSGGYDAAFKAMFQDLTWKKQFPNQF; encoded by the coding sequence ATGCGCCGCTATCTACTGAAAGCTTTCGTGTGTCTATCGGTGTTGCTGGTCGGTTCTGCGTCACTGCAGGCGGGCCCCGCTGTTGATAGGATTAAGAAGCGTGGAACCCTGCAGATCGGGGTCGAACCTGGATTTTTACCCTTTGAAATGCGCACTCCAAAAGATGAGTGGGTTGGCTTCGATGTTGAGATGGTGCAGGCCTTTGCCAAGACTCTGGGCGTCAAAGCTGAGTTCATCAGCACCAAATGGGATGGAATCATTCCGGGACTGATGGCTTCGAAATACGATCTCATCGCCTCGGGCATGACCATCACCCCTGACCGCTCGCGCATGGTGCTCTTCAGCAAGCCCTATTACAACGCTGGGCTGAAGATCTTGATCAACAAAAAACTCGAAGGCCAGGTGAAAAACCTCGCCGAGCTGGATAACGAAAAATACACGGTCCTGGTGAAGCTTGGCACCACGGGTGATATCTTCGCCACCAAGAATCTGAAAAAGGCCAAGATCCGCCGCATGGATGCGGAAGCCGATGCCGCCCAGTCGGTTGCGCTCGGACGCGGAGATGCCTTTATCTATGACAAGCCCTTCATGGAAATCTACGAAAGCGGACAGAAAGGCAAAGTCGTCCTGCTGCCCGACCTTCTGTCGAGCGAAAACTTCGGGCTCGCGGCACGGAAAAGCGATCAGGATCTCATTGATGCCTTCAATAGCTTCCTGGATGGATGGAAATCGAGCGGCGGCTACGACGCGGCATTCAAGGCCATGTTCCAGGATCTGACCTGGAAAAAACAGTTCCCCAATCAATTCTGA
- the hisH gene encoding imidazole glycerol phosphate synthase subunit HisH: MIAIINTGVANLRSVANAVERLDQPYELTTDIAVIEAADRVILPGVGHAQASMKSLQALNLIPVIKQLKQPVLGICLGMQILYEYTEEGDIPCLGILPGRVSRIRDYGLSLPHMGWNSLEWDQPSPLLEGLKPGCRVYFVHSFRAPVNATTRASSHYGETIPALVSQDNFFGTQFHPERSGDVGSLILRNFLTL; the protein is encoded by the coding sequence ATGATCGCCATTATCAATACCGGAGTTGCCAACCTGCGTTCGGTTGCCAATGCTGTCGAACGTTTGGATCAGCCTTATGAATTGACCACCGATATCGCCGTGATCGAGGCCGCGGATCGCGTGATCCTGCCGGGTGTCGGCCATGCCCAGGCGTCCATGAAAAGCCTGCAGGCGCTGAACCTGATCCCTGTGATCAAGCAGCTGAAGCAGCCCGTGCTCGGCATATGCCTCGGCATGCAGATTCTTTATGAATACACCGAGGAAGGTGATATTCCCTGCCTTGGTATTCTGCCGGGCCGCGTCTCGCGCATTCGCGATTACGGCCTCAGTCTTCCGCATATGGGCTGGAACAGTCTGGAATGGGATCAACCCTCGCCTTTGCTTGAAGGTTTGAAACCGGGCTGCCGCGTGTACTTCGTGCACTCGTTCCGCGCTCCCGTCAATGCCACGACTCGGGCCAGCAGTCATTACGGAGAAACCATCCCCGCTCTGGTTTCGCAGGACAACTTTTTCGGAACTCAATTTCACCCGGAACGATCCGGCGATGTGGGCTCCTTAATCTTAAGGAACTTTTTAACGCTATGA
- the hisA gene encoding 1-(5-phosphoribosyl)-5-[(5-phosphoribosylamino)methylideneamino]imidazole-4-carboxamide isomerase, whose translation MKIYPAIDLMNGQVVRLAQGRFEDRTTYKKSPFEAAQGFVASGSTYLHVVDLDGAREGRPMQVDLLRSLAAEVPLKLQVGGGVRTVEHVEALLSAGVERVVIGSLAIQDPKLTKRIFETYGAEHITLGLDVMLDDSGEPRVATHGWQQVSSISAHEVLDSYMGMGLNQVLCTDIKRDGMMSGPNFALYKKLQTEYPRLCVLASGGMHKVEDIRQLKADGVGGAIIGKALYEGTISLEEALQC comes from the coding sequence ATGAAGATCTATCCCGCCATTGACCTTATGAATGGGCAGGTTGTGCGTCTCGCTCAAGGGCGTTTTGAAGATCGCACCACCTATAAAAAATCGCCGTTTGAAGCCGCGCAGGGTTTTGTTGCGAGCGGTTCGACCTATCTGCATGTCGTGGACCTGGACGGCGCGCGCGAAGGCCGGCCGATGCAGGTTGATCTTCTGCGTTCATTGGCCGCCGAAGTCCCCTTGAAGCTTCAGGTCGGCGGCGGCGTACGGACCGTCGAGCATGTCGAGGCTCTGCTTTCAGCCGGCGTGGAACGCGTGGTGATCGGCAGCCTTGCGATCCAGGATCCGAAGCTGACCAAAAGAATTTTTGAAACCTATGGTGCTGAGCACATCACCCTTGGTCTGGATGTGATGCTGGATGACAGCGGTGAACCGCGCGTGGCCACGCATGGCTGGCAGCAGGTGTCCTCAATCTCGGCGCATGAAGTGCTCGATAGTTATATGGGCATGGGTTTGAATCAGGTTCTTTGTACCGATATCAAACGCGATGGCATGATGAGCGGCCCGAACTTCGCGCTCTATAAAAAACTGCAGACCGAATATCCGCGCCTTTGCGTGCTCGCCTCAGGCGGTATGCATAAGGTTGAAGATATCCGGCAATTGAAGGCCGACGGCGTCGGTGGCGCCATCATTGGCAAGGCGCTCTATGAAGGCACCATTTCACTCGAGGAGGCCCTGCAATGCTAG
- the hisIE gene encoding bifunctional phosphoribosyl-AMP cyclohydrolase/phosphoribosyl-ATP diphosphatase HisIE, which produces MMDIASIDWEKVGGMIPAVIQDDREGSVLMLGYMSPEALNTTVETGLVTFYSRTQKKLWTKGETSGHFLRLKSVALDCDQDTLLVKVDPIGPTCHTGCATCFGPKSPSVNFLNQLQGVIDQRYEERPAGSYTTRLFEDGVQRMAQKVGEEGVEVALAAMAPSDAELLGEAADLIFHLMVLLKGRGLKLSDAVKVLEQRHGG; this is translated from the coding sequence ATGATGGATATCGCAAGTATCGACTGGGAAAAAGTCGGCGGGATGATTCCAGCTGTGATTCAGGACGATCGCGAAGGCAGCGTCCTGATGCTCGGTTACATGTCGCCCGAGGCTTTGAATACAACGGTCGAAACAGGTCTTGTGACCTTCTACAGCCGGACGCAAAAAAAGCTTTGGACCAAGGGGGAAACCTCAGGGCACTTTCTACGTCTGAAGTCGGTAGCGCTCGACTGCGATCAGGACACGCTGCTGGTGAAAGTCGACCCGATCGGCCCCACCTGCCACACAGGTTGCGCGACCTGCTTCGGTCCTAAGAGTCCATCCGTGAATTTTCTGAATCAACTGCAAGGGGTCATTGATCAGCGCTATGAAGAGCGCCCCGCAGGATCCTACACCACACGTCTCTTTGAGGACGGCGTGCAGCGAATGGCTCAGAAAGTCGGGGAAGAAGGTGTGGAAGTCGCCCTCGCGGCCATGGCCCCGAGTGATGCAGAACTGCTCGGTGAAGCGGCCGACCTGATCTTTCACCTGATGGTGCTTTTGAAAGGCCGCGGGCTGAAGCTGAGTGATGCCGTGAAGGTGCTGGAACAAAGGCACGGGGGCTGA
- the hisG gene encoding ATP phosphoribosyltransferase: MSNKQLRIAIQKSGRLSDKCRDLLAQAGITFEARTDRLIVRAKEQPIDLMLVRDDDIPGFVNNQVSQLGICGLNVLEEKLGRVAQGESDVQIIRSLGFGYCRLALALPKTVNYEGLSSFSGKRIATSYPNILQRFLDDNGIKASIVEISGSVEVAPSIGVADAICDLVSTGATLESNGLRETTVLLESEAVLVRPRAQLSQDQETLIARLMARFDGLGKAKNAKYIMMNAPKDAIYRISQLIPGMEKPTVMPLMYDESKVAIHAVCKEHVFWETIEKLKEAGASSILVLPIEKIIE, from the coding sequence GTGAGCAATAAACAACTTCGTATCGCCATTCAGAAATCGGGTCGCCTGAGCGACAAGTGCCGGGACCTCCTCGCCCAGGCCGGCATCACCTTCGAAGCCCGCACCGACCGCCTGATCGTACGCGCCAAAGAGCAGCCCATCGACCTGATGCTGGTGCGTGATGATGATATTCCTGGCTTCGTCAACAATCAGGTTTCTCAGCTCGGCATCTGCGGCCTGAACGTGCTCGAAGAAAAACTGGGGCGCGTGGCCCAGGGTGAAAGTGATGTTCAGATTATCCGCTCGCTAGGTTTCGGCTACTGCCGCCTCGCGCTCGCCCTGCCTAAAACTGTCAACTATGAAGGCCTGAGCAGCTTCAGCGGCAAGCGCATCGCCACATCCTATCCCAATATTCTGCAGCGCTTCCTCGATGATAACGGCATCAAAGCCAGCATCGTGGAAATTTCAGGTTCCGTGGAAGTGGCTCCATCCATCGGCGTCGCCGATGCGATCTGCGATCTGGTTTCGACCGGCGCGACCTTGGAATCGAATGGTCTGCGTGAAACCACCGTGCTTTTGGAAAGCGAAGCCGTGCTGGTCCGTCCCCGCGCCCAGCTGAGCCAGGATCAGGAAACTCTGATCGCACGCTTGATGGCCCGCTTTGATGGGCTCGGCAAAGCCAAGAACGCCAAATACATTATGATGAATGCTCCCAAGGATGCCATTTACCGTATTTCCCAGTTGATTCCTGGCATGGAAAAACCCACCGTCATGCCCCTTATGTATGACGAAAGCAAGGTCGCCATCCATGCCGTTTGCAAGGAGCATGTGTTCTGGGAAACCATTGAAAAGCTGAAGGAAGCCGGCGCCAGCTCCATCCTGGTGCTGCCCATCGAAAAAATCATTGAGTGA
- a CDS encoding amino acid ABC transporter ATP-binding protein has protein sequence MEALIRMRAVSKSFEGAHGSHHVLRQLDLDVFQGDRLCLIGPSGSGKSTCLRVINALETIESGSVEVCGFDYETSKLPVHRIRQHTAMVFQRFELFPHLSILDNVALGPRLVKKVGRSEAEAKAVDLLKRVGLGDHLRKYPSQLSGGQQQRVSIARALAIDPRVLLCDEPTSALDPELVHEVTDILQELAQQGMTMLIVTHEMAFARRVSTQCLFLDQGQIVERSSPDQFFENPKHPRLQQFLQVIRV, from the coding sequence ATGGAAGCTTTGATTCGAATGCGTGCTGTGTCCAAGTCCTTCGAGGGCGCACATGGCTCGCATCATGTTTTGCGTCAGCTCGATCTGGATGTGTTCCAGGGCGATCGCCTGTGTTTGATCGGTCCCTCGGGCAGCGGAAAGTCCACCTGTCTGCGCGTGATCAACGCCCTGGAAACGATAGAAAGCGGCAGCGTGGAAGTCTGCGGGTTCGACTACGAAACGAGCAAGCTGCCCGTGCATCGGATCCGCCAGCATACGGCCATGGTTTTTCAAAGATTTGAACTCTTCCCGCATCTGAGTATTCTGGATAATGTGGCTCTTGGGCCCCGACTTGTGAAAAAAGTCGGGCGTTCGGAAGCCGAAGCCAAGGCCGTGGATCTTCTGAAAAGAGTCGGCCTTGGCGATCACCTGCGGAAATATCCTTCGCAGCTTTCCGGCGGTCAGCAGCAGCGGGTGAGTATAGCCCGGGCGCTGGCGATCGACCCGCGTGTTTTGCTGTGCGATGAGCCGACCTCGGCCTTGGATCCCGAGCTGGTTCATGAGGTCACCGATATTTTGCAGGAACTTGCCCAGCAGGGCATGACCATGCTGATCGTCACGCATGAAATGGCCTTTGCTCGCCGTGTGTCGACGCAGTGTTTGTTTTTGGATCAGGGACAGATCGTGGAACGATCAAGCCCCGATCAATTTTTTGAAAATCCCAAGCATCCGCGCCTGCAGCAGTTTTTGCAGGTGATCCGCGTTTAA
- the hisD gene encoding histidinol dehydrogenase, with the protein MRIYNWSQLTQDEQSTLLKRPASSSSAELQSRTREILSDVRERGDKALLEMTARFDKVKLESLRVPPPKIQEALENLEPSTREALEMARDNIERFHRQQLPRRIEIPTLAGIRCFREARPIERVGFYIPGGSAPLPSTVLMLGVPSHIAENPIRVLCSPPQANGEIDPIVLATAALCGIDQVYRVGGAQAIAAMAFGTESVPKVDKIFGPGNSWVTEAKQQVASHSEGAAIDMPAGPSEVLVIADEYANPTFVAADLLSQAEHGPDSQVILLSTSEKIARDCLAELNRLLQKLPRREIAAQALANSRSFVVKDIATAVKISDAYAPEHLILQIQEPEVWARRLQNAGSVFLGAWSPESAGDYASGTNHVLPTYGHARAWSGLSLESFMKQITFQHLSREGLAAIGPSVEKLASLEGLEAHRLAVSVRLRPEEK; encoded by the coding sequence ATGCGTATCTATAATTGGAGTCAGCTGACACAGGACGAGCAGAGCACCTTACTGAAAAGGCCTGCGTCCTCGTCTTCCGCAGAATTGCAGAGCCGCACGCGCGAAATTCTGAGCGACGTGCGCGAACGCGGGGACAAAGCCCTTTTGGAAATGACCGCGCGTTTCGATAAGGTGAAGCTTGAAAGCCTGCGCGTTCCGCCTCCTAAAATTCAAGAGGCTTTGGAGAACCTGGAACCATCCACGCGTGAAGCTTTGGAAATGGCGCGGGATAATATCGAACGCTTCCACCGGCAGCAGCTTCCGCGGCGCATTGAAATCCCGACCCTGGCGGGCATTCGCTGTTTCCGTGAAGCGCGCCCTATCGAACGCGTGGGCTTTTACATACCCGGTGGTTCGGCTCCCCTGCCCTCCACGGTTCTGATGCTCGGCGTGCCGTCCCACATTGCGGAAAATCCTATCCGCGTGCTGTGCTCGCCGCCCCAGGCGAACGGGGAAATCGATCCGATCGTGCTCGCGACCGCCGCACTCTGCGGGATCGATCAGGTCTATCGAGTGGGTGGCGCGCAGGCCATTGCCGCGATGGCCTTTGGCACGGAATCCGTGCCGAAAGTTGATAAAATTTTCGGACCTGGAAATTCCTGGGTGACCGAAGCCAAGCAGCAGGTTGCATCGCACAGCGAAGGCGCCGCGATTGATATGCCGGCCGGCCCCTCCGAAGTCCTCGTGATTGCGGATGAATACGCCAATCCCACGTTTGTGGCGGCGGATCTCTTATCTCAAGCTGAACACGGCCCGGATTCGCAGGTGATCCTGCTCAGCACCAGCGAAAAAATCGCCAGGGATTGCCTCGCAGAATTGAATCGTCTGCTCCAAAAGCTTCCGCGTCGCGAAATAGCCGCGCAGGCTCTGGCGAATAGCCGCTCTTTTGTGGTGAAGGATATCGCCACGGCCGTGAAGATTTCCGATGCCTACGCACCCGAGCACTTGATTCTTCAGATCCAGGAGCCTGAAGTATGGGCCCGTCGTCTGCAGAACGCCGGCTCGGTGTTTCTGGGCGCCTGGTCACCCGAATCCGCCGGTGATTATGCGAGCGGCACCAACCACGTGCTGCCCACCTATGGTCACGCGCGCGCCTGGAGCGGGCTGTCGCTCGAATCCTTTATGAAACAGATCACCTTCCAGCATCTTTCGCGCGAAGGTCTTGCGGCCATCGGTCCCTCGGTTGAAAAGCTCGCAAGCCTTGAAGGGCTTGAAGCGCATCGTCTGGCCGTAAGCGTGCGCCTGCGACCGGAGGAGAAGTGA
- a CDS encoding aminopeptidase P family protein translates to MKSGARVQFSPEKVAALQARRQRIIKALNGGLLLAASRPAFHKYDSSYFRYRQDPNFYYLSGLYTEDQGVVLLVSGDKPQSILFVEDRDSATEIWNGPMIGLDGAAQLGFDQVFSIADLPRVLPELMQNATMLYTDRQHHEGVERILNDIVYRQRIAFDGLEVRDFWGFLGDFRLIKDAYEVELMQTANRISAAAHKRCMQDAHAGMTELELQALLELEMKCGGSPFTAYHSIVASGSNNCCLHYNVNSCKLEAGDLVLIDAGCAYEGYASDITRTWPVDGHFTDDQRAIYEIVLKTQKSIIDMVKPGVKIPDLQEATIKMLTEGLIELGVIKLSYEDARKNDTFKAWYPHGVSHYLGLNVHDAGRYVVEGQRRPLEAGMVITIEPGIYIQPGSPYADGRWHGIGVRIEDDILVTADGYRNLTHCPKEVAELEALR, encoded by the coding sequence ATGAAGAGCGGCGCCCGGGTTCAGTTTTCACCAGAAAAAGTCGCGGCTTTGCAGGCGCGTCGGCAGCGCATTATCAAGGCCCTGAACGGTGGCCTTCTTTTGGCTGCTTCACGTCCGGCCTTTCATAAGTATGATTCCTCGTACTTCCGCTATCGGCAGGACCCCAACTTTTATTATCTGAGCGGACTTTATACGGAAGACCAGGGCGTGGTCCTGCTCGTCTCCGGGGACAAACCGCAGTCCATCCTCTTCGTCGAAGACCGCGACTCTGCCACCGAAATCTGGAACGGACCCATGATCGGTCTGGATGGGGCCGCTCAGCTGGGCTTCGATCAGGTCTTCTCGATCGCGGATTTGCCGCGCGTGCTGCCGGAGCTGATGCAGAACGCGACCATGCTTTACACGGATCGTCAGCATCACGAAGGCGTCGAGCGCATCCTGAATGATATCGTCTATCGTCAGCGCATCGCGTTCGATGGACTCGAAGTCCGCGATTTCTGGGGCTTCCTCGGTGATTTCCGTCTCATTAAAGACGCCTATGAAGTCGAACTCATGCAAACCGCCAATCGCATTTCCGCAGCGGCCCATAAACGCTGCATGCAGGATGCGCATGCGGGCATGACCGAACTTGAACTGCAGGCTCTGCTGGAACTCGAAATGAAGTGCGGAGGCTCACCCTTCACCGCCTATCACAGCATCGTGGCCAGCGGCAGCAATAACTGCTGCCTTCACTACAATGTCAACAGCTGCAAGCTGGAGGCCGGTGACCTCGTTTTGATCGACGCGGGCTGCGCCTATGAAGGCTACGCTTCCGATATCACCCGGACATGGCCGGTGGATGGGCACTTCACCGATGATCAGCGGGCGATCTATGAAATCGTTCTGAAAACCCAAAAGTCCATCATCGACATGGTGAAGCCCGGGGTTAAAATCCCGGATCTGCAGGAAGCTACGATCAAAATGCTGACCGAAGGTCTGATCGAACTCGGTGTCATCAAACTCAGCTACGAGGATGCGCGGAAGAACGATACCTTCAAAGCCTGGTATCCGCATGGCGTTTCGCATTATCTAGGACTTAACGTGCACGATGCAGGGCGTTACGTGGTCGAGGGCCAACGCCGGCCATTGGAAGCCGGTATGGTGATCACCATCGAACCCGGTATTTATATTCAGCCGGGTTCACCCTACGCGGACGGCCGTTGGCACGGCATCGGTGTAAGAATCGAAGATGACATCCTCGTGACAGCGGACGGTTATCGTAACCTGACCCACTGTCCCAAGGAAGTCGCGGAACTGGAAGCTTTGCGCTAG
- the hisF gene encoding imidazole glycerol phosphate synthase subunit HisF: MLARRIIPCLDVRDGKVVKGVKFKDHVILGDILDLARRYRDAGADELVFYDITASAEGRTVSTQWIEDTARVIDIPFCVAGGIRSVDDARRVLHSGADKVSINSPAIENPGLINALADEFGSQCVVIGIDSIEQDGDYMIWKYTGSEKTAQSAGKKTLDWIREVQDRGAGEIVLNCMAADGTRAGYDIRQLQAARDLCRVPLVASGGAGKPQDFLDAFHKARVDAALAAGIFHRGEVQIPDLKAWLQKAGVEVRL; the protein is encoded by the coding sequence ATGCTAGCCCGCAGAATCATTCCCTGTTTGGATGTCCGCGACGGCAAGGTGGTCAAGGGCGTGAAGTTCAAGGATCACGTGATCCTTGGTGATATTTTGGATCTGGCCCGGCGCTATCGTGATGCCGGTGCGGATGAGCTGGTGTTTTACGATATCACAGCCAGCGCGGAAGGCCGGACGGTATCGACCCAATGGATCGAAGACACCGCCCGCGTGATTGATATTCCTTTCTGCGTGGCCGGCGGCATTCGCAGCGTGGACGACGCGCGCCGCGTTCTGCATTCAGGTGCGGACAAGGTCTCCATCAATTCCCCTGCGATTGAAAATCCGGGGCTGATCAATGCCCTGGCTGATGAGTTCGGCAGCCAGTGCGTGGTGATCGGCATCGACTCCATCGAACAGGATGGCGATTATATGATCTGGAAATATACCGGCAGCGAAAAAACCGCGCAAAGTGCCGGCAAAAAAACGCTCGATTGGATTCGCGAGGTCCAGGATCGCGGCGCGGGTGAAATCGTTCTGAACTGCATGGCGGCCGATGGCACGCGGGCCGGTTACGACATTCGCCAGCTGCAGGCGGCGCGGGACCTTTGCCGCGTGCCTTTGGTGGCGTCCGGTGGAGCTGGCAAACCGCAGGATTTCCTGGATGCCTTCCATAAGGCGCGCGTGGATGCGGCCCTGGCGGCTGGAATTTTTCACCGTGGTGAGGTGCAGATTCCTGATTTGAAAGCCTGGCTGCAAAAAGCCGGTGTGGAGGTTCGTTTATGA
- a CDS encoding amino acid ABC transporter permease, translated as MHPRALPWLYTLLSIALIAVLGGLLVYSFVSLDYDWDFRFLLDYIWEPETNAPGLILQGLWGTFYISVLSIICGTLLGLLVGLLMIGPEPVSRHAATLFVDIFRNTPVLVQLYVMYFIVGTAFSLSPEVAGILTLSLFCSAYVADIFRANVVEFERGQLDAAKAMGLNRWQIASSIMAPQILRRMLPPLVGQFVSLVKDSSLVSVVSVTDLTKSAMNVVSVSFRSFETWFVIAVIYCVLNYSLSSYGRYLEKRLRVGAR; from the coding sequence ATGCATCCACGCGCATTACCCTGGCTTTACACCCTGCTCAGCATCGCATTAATCGCAGTGCTGGGCGGGCTCCTCGTTTATAGCTTCGTCAGTCTCGACTACGATTGGGATTTTCGTTTTCTTTTGGATTATATCTGGGAACCGGAAACCAATGCTCCCGGCCTTATCCTGCAGGGCCTCTGGGGCACCTTTTATATCAGCGTGCTCTCGATTATCTGCGGCACCCTGCTCGGGCTTCTCGTGGGCCTTCTGATGATCGGTCCTGAACCCGTGTCCCGGCATGCCGCCACCCTTTTCGTTGATATCTTTCGCAATACGCCCGTCCTGGTGCAGCTCTATGTGATGTACTTCATCGTGGGCACGGCCTTCAGCCTCAGTCCGGAAGTCGCGGGCATCTTAACCCTGAGCCTTTTCTGTTCCGCCTATGTCGCCGATATTTTCCGCGCCAACGTCGTGGAATTTGAACGAGGCCAGCTGGATGCCGCCAAAGCCATGGGTCTGAACCGTTGGCAGATCGCTTCTTCCATCATGGCGCCTCAAATTCTGCGGCGTATGCTGCCGCCTCTGGTCGGGCAGTTCGTGAGTCTCGTGAAGGATAGTTCGCTGGTCTCGGTCGTGTCGGTCACGGATCTGACGAAGTCAGCCATGAATGTGGTGTCCGTGAGTTTTCGCAGTTTTGAAACCTGGTTTGTCATAGCTGTCATCTACTGTGTGCTGAACTATAGCCTCAGCAGCTACGGACGCTATCTGGAAAAACGCCTGCGGGTCGGTGCGCGATGA
- the hisB gene encoding bifunctional histidinol-phosphatase/imidazoleglycerol-phosphate dehydratase HisB produces the protein MEKILFIDRDGTINTEPENYQVDRLDKIRLVPGVIPALLRLKQAGYSFVMITNQDGLGTSSFPEADFEICQNFIVDLLESQGITFSSILVCPHFREAGCECRKPRVGMVLPWLQRTDWNRQAAAVIGDRDTDMELAKNMGIRGLRIRSPFGEGLSWDEIVDELLLADRKADVKRETKETKIRVAVNLDQAQPVSMKTGVGFFDHMLDQIARHAGISLQVECQGDLVIDDHHSIEDVGLALGQALRQALGDKRGIQRYGFALPMDEAEAQVLLDLGGRPFSVFEADFQREKIGELSTEMIPHFFRSLAEALGANLHIRARGQNDHHIAEGIFKAFARSLREAVKKSGTDLPSTKGLL, from the coding sequence ATGGAGAAGATACTCTTCATAGATCGCGACGGCACGATCAACACCGAACCGGAAAACTACCAGGTGGACCGGCTCGATAAGATCCGACTCGTCCCGGGTGTGATCCCCGCGCTGCTTCGTTTGAAGCAGGCGGGTTATAGCTTCGTCATGATCACCAATCAGGACGGCCTGGGCACCAGCTCCTTTCCCGAAGCGGACTTTGAAATCTGCCAGAACTTTATTGTGGATCTCCTGGAAAGTCAGGGCATCACCTTTTCCTCCATTCTGGTCTGCCCGCATTTCCGCGAAGCCGGCTGCGAATGCAGAAAACCGCGCGTCGGCATGGTCCTTCCCTGGCTGCAGCGCACGGATTGGAATCGTCAGGCCGCCGCTGTGATCGGTGATCGCGACACCGATATGGAACTCGCGAAAAACATGGGGATCCGTGGCCTTCGCATCCGCTCGCCTTTCGGTGAAGGTTTGAGTTGGGACGAGATCGTCGATGAGCTTCTGCTGGCCGATCGCAAAGCGGATGTGAAACGCGAGACCAAGGAAACGAAGATTCGTGTTGCGGTGAATCTGGATCAGGCGCAGCCGGTCAGCATGAAAACCGGCGTCGGTTTCTTCGACCATATGCTCGATCAAATCGCGCGTCATGCTGGAATCAGTCTGCAGGTGGAATGCCAGGGTGATCTCGTGATCGACGATCATCACAGCATCGAGGACGTGGGACTGGCGCTCGGCCAGGCTCTGAGGCAGGCCCTTGGGGACAAGCGCGGCATTCAACGCTACGGCTTCGCCCTGCCGATGGATGAAGCGGAAGCGCAGGTGCTTTTGGATCTGGGTGGACGACCATTCAGTGTCTTTGAAGCCGACTTTCAGCGCGAAAAAATCGGCGAGCTGAGCACCGAGATGATCCCGCACTTTTTCCGCTCGCTGGCGGAAGCCCTGGGCGCGAACCTGCATATCCGGGCTCGCGGACAGAACGATCATCACATTGCGGAAGGGATTTTCAAAGCCTTTGCACGCAGTCTGCGCGAGGCCGTGAAAAAGTCGGGTACCGATCTGCCATCGACCAAGGGGCTCTTATGA